The Vibrio echinoideorum DNA window CACGCAAAACGACTTAAAAATTCAGCGAAAATATACCGCTTCCCTATTCCTTACACTGAGGAAGAAATTATGGAAGCGACTCGCGAAACGCTACGTCAAAATAAGCTAGAGTCAGCCTACATTCGCCCGTTGGGCTTTGTTGGTAACGTTGGCCTTGGTGTTTGCCCTCCAGAAGACACCGAGATGGAACTAATCATCGCCGCGTTCCCTTGGGGATCTTACCTTGGTGAAGAAGCACTAGAAAATGGTGTGGACGCGATGATTTCAAGCTGGAACCGTGCCGCTCCAAACACGATTCCTACCGCCGCAAAAGCTGGTGGTAACTACCTATCTTCATTACTAGTTGGTGGTGAAGCACGCCGTAATGGTTACGACGAAGGTATCGCACTGAGCGTCGATGGCTACCTTTCCGAAGGTGCAGGCGAAAACATCTTTGTAGTGCGTGATGGTATTTTATCAACGCCACCAGCGACCAGTGCAATTCTGCCGGGTATCACTCGTGATTCGATCATGACGCTAGCAAAAGACATGGGTTATGAAATCCGTGAAGAAAACATTGCTCGTGAAGCGCTATATCTTGCAGACGAAGTATTCATGACGGGCACAGCGGCAGAAATCGTTCCGGTTCGCAGTGTAGACAAAATTACAGTAGGTGAAGGCAAACGCGGCCCTATCACTGAAAAAGTTCAAGCGGCTTACTTTGGTTTATTCAATGGAACCACTGAAGATAAGTGGGGCTGGTT harbors:
- a CDS encoding branched-chain amino acid transaminase, with protein sequence MTAKTADYIWFNGEMVPWAEANVHVLTHAMHYGTSVFEGVRCYNTPKGPVIFRHPEHAKRLKNSAKIYRFPIPYTEEEIMEATRETLRQNKLESAYIRPLGFVGNVGLGVCPPEDTEMELIIAAFPWGSYLGEEALENGVDAMISSWNRAAPNTIPTAAKAGGNYLSSLLVGGEARRNGYDEGIALSVDGYLSEGAGENIFVVRDGILSTPPATSAILPGITRDSIMTLAKDMGYEIREENIAREALYLADEVFMTGTAAEIVPVRSVDKITVGEGKRGPITEKVQAAYFGLFNGTTEDKWGWLDYVYPENHTSTNQTPTNK